TGATGAGCTTGGCAATCATCCTGTTTGGGGTTGCGGGGATTCTCCAGCTTCCGGTGCGCGAGCTGCCGGACATCGATCCGCCGATTGTTACGATCACCACTATTTATCCGGGCGCCAATGCGAGGATCATAGAAACGGAAGTTACCGAGCGCATCGAAGATGCTGTAAGCGGAGTTGAAGGTATCGAGAAACTGACCTCCCAGAGCCGAGAGCAGTTAAGCCTTGTTACCGTGCAGTTTTCTTTGAGCCGCAATATCGATGTTGCTGCTCAGGAAATCCGTGACCGTGTTTTGCGAATTCGGTCGAACCTTCCCGACGATATCGATGAGCCCGTTATTGCCAAGGCCGACTCAGATGCTCGGCCGATCATGTGGGTCGCTCTTTTTAGCGAACAACGGTCAACCCTTGAGCTGACCGATCTCGCCGAGAATCAGCTTCAAGAGCAACTCCAAATCGTGCCAGGAGTGAGCTCGGTGATCCTCGGAGGTTCAAAGCGATTTGCGATTCGCATAAGACTTGATTCGGCGGCGATGGCTGCCCGGGAAATCACCATAATCGACGTCGAAGATGCTCTCGAAAATCAGAACGTCGACTTACCGAGCGGCCAACTGGAAAACCGTGAACGGGAATTCTCAATTTACACCCGAGGTGACCTGCAAACACCCGAGGAATTTGGTCGGATAGTTGTTTCTGATGCTGGTTCCCCTCTCGTAAGGTTGGAAGATGTTGCGACCGTCGAGATCGGCGTTGAGAACGAAAAGACAGTTGCCCGTTACAACGGCGACCCAGCGGTTGGTCTGGGGGTAATTCGCCAGTCGCAGGCCAACACGATTGAGGTGGCAAAGGGGATTACTGCCACAATGGAGAGGCTTTCGGCCAATTTACCCGACGACGTCTCCTGGTTTGTCGCCTATGATGAAAGCATATTCGTTGAGAAAGCGATTACCGAGGTGTGGCGGACCCTCGGGATCACATTCGGACTCGTTGTCCTTACCATCTTTATCTTTCTCCGAAACATCCGATCGACTCTCGTCCCAGCGATTACCATCCCTGTGTCGGTTATCGGAACTTTCTTCGTTCTCTACCTCTTTGGGTATTCGATCAACATTCTGACCATGCTCGCCCTTGTTCTGGTGATCGGAATCGTGGTCGATGACTCGATTGTAGTTCTGGAGAACATTTACCGGCATATCGAGGAGGGGATGAAGCCTATCGAAGCTGCTATCCTGGGCATGAAGGAGATCACCTTCGCGGTGATCGTAACGACTGTGACTCTGGTAGCCGTTTTTCTACCCATCACTTTTCAAACCTCCGATACAGGACGTCTCTTCATCGAGTTTGGGGTTACTCTCGCGAGTGCGGTCGTTGTCTCCTCTTTCGTTGCTCTCACCCTTACCCCGATGCTTTCAGCGCGGACCCAGCGGGCAAGGAAGCGGAGCCTGGAAGAGGAGTTTTGGTTCTTCCGATTCTTTGAAAAAGGTTTTGATCGTCTCGCTCGAGCCTATGAAAAAACGCTCGGATTCTCTCTCAATCATCCCTCGGTCATCCTTCTGATTATCGCGGGTGCGGTCGGGGTCGGGGCCTTCTTTTATCTAAAGCTGGATCAGGAGTTTTTGGTCGAGGAAGATAAGGGAAGACTATTCGCACTAGCCATCGCTCCAGAGGGTTCCACCTCTGATTACACTGACCGAATGGTCGAAAAGATGGAACAAATTGTGAAGCAAGTCCCAGAGGTGGCAGGATTCTTTACCGCTGTTGCCCTTCCCCTTGACGGCGTCGGAAACCCCGCGCAGGGCCTCATGTTTGCCCGCTTTGTCGACGCAAGTGAGAGAAAGCGTTCCGTTCCTGACATCGTCAACGCTCCGGGTGGACTCAAGGACCAGTTCTTTGGGGGCGTCGAGGGCGCGTTTTCAATCGCAATTCTCCCAAAATCGATTGGTTCCGGGTTTGGCCTGCCCTATCAACTCGTTCTGCAAAGCCCGGATCTCGACCTTCTGTCTGGCCTCGGCGAACGGATCGCTGGGCGTCTCTCGGCCGAAGGTTTTCTCACCAACACCCGGTCGACTTTCAATCTCGACAAGCCGGAGTTGAGGGTAGTCCCAAACCGCGATCGTTTAAACGAGCTCAATGTCTCATTGGCTGACTTGTCGCGCACCCTCCAAGTTCTTTTTGGCGGCGAGGACATTTCCAACGTAAAGCGTGACGGCAAGGAGTATGATGTAATCGCCCAGCTCGATCGTGAGTCCCGTCTCACACCGGAAGACATCAGCCGCGTCTATGTCCGCACCGGAGCGGGAGAACTCGTACCAGTCTCCAATCTAGTCGACTTTGAAGAGGGAGGTGGTCCAAACGCAATCGAACGTTACAATCGGATCCGGTCGACTACGATCGAGGCCACCCCAACCGGGGTCACCATGGGAGAAGCGATTCGCCGAACGGAAGCAATTCTCGAGGAGGAACTACCTCCCAACGTGACCTACACCTGGAGTGGCGAAGCCGAGGATCTGATCGATACCGGGAATGAAATTCTTTTCGTCCTGGGATTCGCCCTACTTCTGGTTTACATGGTTCTCGCCGCACAATTCGAGAGCCTCACCAATCCTCTCACGGTTTTATTGACGGTTCCCCTCGCTGCTTGCGGAGCCTTTGGCGCCCTTTGGGCATTGAGTTTCTTTGAGCGAATTCCCGGAATGAATCTGAACCTGTTTAGCCAGATAGGACTAATCCTCCTTGTGGGACTTGTGACGAAGAATGCAATCCTTCTGGTGGAATTCGCCAATCAACAGTTGGCTCGTGGCGTGAGCGCGAAACAAGCCATGCTGGAGGCAGGAAAAATCCGCTTCCGACCAATCATGATGACCAGCGTTTCAACGATTGCCGGACTTATGCCAATCGTAATTGGTTTCGGGGCAGGCGCAGAGAGCAGGCGACCTCTTGGTGTCGCGGCAGCTGGAGGGCTGATCAGCAGTCTCGCGCTAACCCTAATCGCCGTTCCGGTCGTCTACCTGCTCTTTTCGAAACTCACCCGTAAGCCGCGAGCTACGGAACCGGGGACGAACGACGAAAAGACTGCCTAAGACCAAAAGGCCAAAGATCGTGTAGGCGGCAAGAAACGCCTCCCATGGTGCCTCGATGTAAAGGATACGATCCAGCCAATGGGAAATAAACGAACCCTCGTAAGTCTCTTCTCCCGCCCGTTCGCGCAACTGCATCTCCCAATCGGTGAGGGGACAGATAATCCCGAGCCAAGACTGCACAACGACGAAGCCAATTGCCAGAAGGTGACCTACACGAAACCAAGGATTGCGAACCCATTCCCAACGCAGCGCAGCTCCTACCCAAACCACTATCAGACCACCCACCACGAAAACAACAAATCCAAAGTGGACGAAGAGGAGAACGTCTGCCGCGAAACCAGCCATAGGAGTCAGTTCACAAAGGAGTACGCCATTCAAAAAGGGTCAATGGAGAAAGGTGACGGGGTGGCCGGGCCTAGGAACTCTCCACCGGGGGACTGTCTTACGACCCTCGCTCCCGGAATAGAAAATCCTAACTCTCCTTCGCCGCTTCCCGCGCCTTTGGATCCTCGATCATTTCCTCCAGAGTCAGTCCCGTCAGCTCTTTCAAACCACGAAAACAAAGCCAGATTGCGAAGCCAGTCACGATCAAGGCGGGACCCATAATTACAGGAAAAGTGAGCACGTTCATTTTTGCCAATTCTTCGTTGAACTCCGTAGTTCCAGCCGGGCTAACGACGATCCACCTTGCCAAAAAATAACTCAAAATAGAACTGAGGAAAAATGATGCAGAGAGGAGGTAGGTCGTTTTTCTCATCAAAGTTTCAAAACCAGCTTTATTATTTCTCTCTTCAAGCCGACTCTGTATTCGGTGAACCTGGAAAATTTCGGGACGATAGATAAATAGGCGCACCAAAGGATAACGGGTAAAAGTCGAGATCAAGGTGGCAAGACCTAGGGCTCCAGGGATTCCAGCCTCTTTAACTGCGACCCAAACCGGAGGAAGCTCAAGTAAGCCGATACCTCCCGTTAAAAGAACCCCAACAATTCCTAAGATAGAGAAAAAGTTCCATGCTCGTCTTCGAACGAAATCATAGATCCCATAGCCAAGGGGAAATGCTAGGGCTATTACAAAGATCGATTTAGCGGTTTCAAACGGGAGACCCTCTAGTATTCCTCCGAACCAGTCGTCGCCCTTGATCAGAAGAAGCGACGGGACGACAATATTGAAGCCGAGATTGAACCACGGGTTTTCCTGTTTCTTTACGGTGTCCGACACGAACGTGAAAAAACCGTGACACGTCGTTCCCGTAAAGGTAATTTCCGAGTTTTTCATCCGGAAACTCGGTCCTTTAAGACTGCACAAGACACTACAGTGAAGTTTTCATCCCCATTACGGTGCGTAATCACGGCTGGTCCCACGAGGGAGCCAATAGACCCGGTGCGTTACATCAGCAATGCCTCCACAGGAAAGATGGGGTTTGCGATTGCGAAAGCCGCGGTAGAGGCTGGTTGGACGGTCGACCTCATTAGCGGTCCTACCCAACTCGTAGAACCTCCCGAGTGCATCCTTTATCCCGTAGTCACCGGCGAGGAGATGTTTCATCAGGTAGACGCGCTGTTCGACGCCTGCGATATTCTCATCATGACTGCAGCCGTTGTGGACTTCCGCCCCAAACAAGTCCTTGACCGAAAGGAGAAGAAAGGAGACGCCCGGCTCGATCTGGAAATGGAGCCCGTCGTGGACATTCTAAAGACCGTTTCGCAGAGAAAGAGGAATCAGTTTCTCGTTGGATTTGCCGCGGAAACCCACGACTTGGAGAACTACGCTCTCTGGAAATTGGAGGAGAAAAATCTCGATTTGATTGCCGCGAACCGGATTGACGAAGCGGGGGCAGGCTTTGCGGGAGACACCAACATCCTCACTGTTTTGGGCCCTGAAGGATTCCGGGAGGAGTGGCCACTAAGCGACAAAGAGGTCCTCGGAGAGCGGTTGGTTTCCCTCATTTCACGAATTCTCGAGCCGGACGACGTTCTCAAAACGGCTCGCTAGGCCCACGCGCACCCATGCCCCGAAACCGCAATAAGGGCCTCGAGCGCATTCTCGGTCGTCTTGAGGACCTCGACGAACAGAACCTCACGATTCTCGTTAACCGTCTGGTCCGGGACAGGCATTTGCTCGAAAGCGTCTTCGACATCATTCATGACGGAATTCTCGTTCTCGACGGAGAAGGGATCATTCAGTACTCCAACGAGGCTGCCTTTCGGCTCCTTGGTCTCCAGAGAAGAGAGATCGGGAAGTCGGTGGTTTGGCGCCGGATCCCAGAACTTTCCCAAGCGCTCCAAATTGATCCCGAGGACAGCAAGCCGGACAAGCGTGCAGCCTCCTGCGAGATTGAAGTCCACTACCCTGAAACTAAAGCCCTGCGCGTCTATCTGGTTCCCATGGAGGAGGCTACAGAGCTTGATCTTCGCGACGGAACCGTGGTCGTTTTCTCGGATGTCACCGAGATCAAGCATTCTACTGAAGAACTGATCGAAAATGAACGAGTGGCCTCCATCATGATGCTGGCAGCTGGAGTCGCCCACGAGCTGGGAAATCCTCTCAACTCCCTCACCATCCACTTGCAGCTAATCCGAAGACAACTCGAGAGTCTGAAAGACTCGAAAGAAACGAGAAAGACGAAGAAGTCGGTCGACATCTGCTCTCGCGAAGTCGAACGGCTT
This region of Verrucomicrobiota bacterium genomic DNA includes:
- a CDS encoding DUF2784 domain-containing protein, with the translated sequence MAGFAADVLLFVHFGFVVFVVGGLIVVWVGAALRWEWVRNPWFRVGHLLAIGFVVVQSWLGIICPLTDWEMQLRERAGEETYEGSFISHWLDRILYIEAPWEAFLAAYTIFGLLVLGSLFVVRPRFRSSRLTGEFRKEQVDDRNGD
- a CDS encoding ATP-binding protein, encoding MPRNRNKGLERILGRLEDLDEQNLTILVNRLVRDRHLLESVFDIIHDGILVLDGEGIIQYSNEAAFRLLGLQRREIGKSVVWRRIPELSQALQIDPEDSKPDKRAASCEIEVHYPETKALRVYLVPMEEATELDLRDGTVVVFSDVTEIKHSTEELIENERVASIMMLAAGVAHELGNPLNSLTIHLQLIRRQLESLKDSKETRKTKKSVDICSREVERLDGIITNFLAAIRPQEPNLRQVNLMDVLNEVLEVESDLFAERKVDVVVDLDTLPPPVLGDPDQLKQVFFNVLKNAVEAMPGGGSIRIRWRKDPKHTVLLFADTGEGIEPEDIPKVFQPYFTTKTTGNGLGMMIVHRIMRDHQGTIAIDSRPGEGTVVTLQFPALDPERPLLEDT
- a CDS encoding VC0807 family protein; this encodes MKNSEITFTGTTCHGFFTFVSDTVKKQENPWFNLGFNIVVPSLLLIKGDDWFGGILEGLPFETAKSIFVIALAFPLGYGIYDFVRRRAWNFFSILGIVGVLLTGGIGLLELPPVWVAVKEAGIPGALGLATLISTFTRYPLVRLFIYRPEIFQVHRIQSRLEERNNKAGFETLMRKTTYLLSASFFLSSILSYFLARWIVVSPAGTTEFNEELAKMNVLTFPVIMGPALIVTGFAIWLCFRGLKELTGLTLEEMIEDPKAREAAKES
- a CDS encoding efflux RND transporter permease subunit translates to MTLSEICIKRPVLATMMSLAIILFGVAGILQLPVRELPDIDPPIVTITTIYPGANARIIETEVTERIEDAVSGVEGIEKLTSQSREQLSLVTVQFSLSRNIDVAAQEIRDRVLRIRSNLPDDIDEPVIAKADSDARPIMWVALFSEQRSTLELTDLAENQLQEQLQIVPGVSSVILGGSKRFAIRIRLDSAAMAAREITIIDVEDALENQNVDLPSGQLENREREFSIYTRGDLQTPEEFGRIVVSDAGSPLVRLEDVATVEIGVENEKTVARYNGDPAVGLGVIRQSQANTIEVAKGITATMERLSANLPDDVSWFVAYDESIFVEKAITEVWRTLGITFGLVVLTIFIFLRNIRSTLVPAITIPVSVIGTFFVLYLFGYSINILTMLALVLVIGIVVDDSIVVLENIYRHIEEGMKPIEAAILGMKEITFAVIVTTVTLVAVFLPITFQTSDTGRLFIEFGVTLASAVVVSSFVALTLTPMLSARTQRARKRSLEEEFWFFRFFEKGFDRLARAYEKTLGFSLNHPSVILLIIAGAVGVGAFFYLKLDQEFLVEEDKGRLFALAIAPEGSTSDYTDRMVEKMEQIVKQVPEVAGFFTAVALPLDGVGNPAQGLMFARFVDASERKRSVPDIVNAPGGLKDQFFGGVEGAFSIAILPKSIGSGFGLPYQLVLQSPDLDLLSGLGERIAGRLSAEGFLTNTRSTFNLDKPELRVVPNRDRLNELNVSLADLSRTLQVLFGGEDISNVKRDGKEYDVIAQLDRESRLTPEDISRVYVRTGAGELVPVSNLVDFEEGGGPNAIERYNRIRSTTIEATPTGVTMGEAIRRTEAILEEELPPNVTYTWSGEAEDLIDTGNEILFVLGFALLLVYMVLAAQFESLTNPLTVLLTVPLAACGAFGALWALSFFERIPGMNLNLFSQIGLILLVGLVTKNAILLVEFANQQLARGVSAKQAMLEAGKIRFRPIMMTSVSTIAGLMPIVIGFGAGAESRRPLGVAAAGGLISSLALTLIAVPVVYLLFSKLTRKPRATEPGTNDEKTA
- a CDS encoding phosphopantothenoylcysteine decarboxylase, whose translation is MKFSSPLRCVITAGPTREPIDPVRYISNASTGKMGFAIAKAAVEAGWTVDLISGPTQLVEPPECILYPVVTGEEMFHQVDALFDACDILIMTAAVVDFRPKQVLDRKEKKGDARLDLEMEPVVDILKTVSQRKRNQFLVGFAAETHDLENYALWKLEEKNLDLIAANRIDEAGAGFAGDTNILTVLGPEGFREEWPLSDKEVLGERLVSLISRILEPDDVLKTAR